CCAAGCCGATGTCGACGCAATCATCGCCGGACTCCAAGACGGCGCCATTGATGCCATTGCCTCGGACCACGCTCCGCACAGCGAAATGGAAAAAGAAGTAGAATTTGATCAGGCCGCCAATGGCATTATCGGCTTGGAGACATCGCTACCTCTCGCCCTGCGCCTGGTCCATAAAGGAATATTATCAGTTGGACGGTTGGTTGAACTGATGTCCGTCAATCCAGCAAAAATATTAGGTGTGCCTGGAGGATCTTTGGCCAACGGAATGCCCGCCGATGTGACCATCATTGATCCAGAACGGGAATTTACCTACACCAAGGAAACGATTGTATCAAAGAGTAAAAATTCACCGTTTCTCGGCTGGCAATTCAAGGGGTCGGCCATAATAACCATCGTCGGTGGCCGAATCATGATGCGGAAATAA
This DNA window, taken from Desulfobulbaceae bacterium, encodes the following:
- a CDS encoding amidohydrolase family protein — its product is NNGAMNEGAISTRLGLRGIPCAAEEIMVYRDLALAKLTGHRIHLAHISTKESVSLIRRAKAQGCHVTAETAPHYFTLTEEAIGLYDTFAKMNPPLRTQADVDAIIAGLQDGAIDAIASDHAPHSEMEKEVEFDQAANGIIGLETSLPLALRLVHKGILSVGRLVELMSVNPAKILGVPGGSLANGMPADVTIIDPEREFTYTKETIVSKSKNSPFLGWQFKGSAIITIVGGRIMMRK